The following coding sequences lie in one Criblamydia sequanensis CRIB-18 genomic window:
- a CDS encoding alpha/beta fold hydrolase — protein sequence MQGDPLGSVSVSRPSTQETSKPILFEKRVIAFEAKPKAKEDKTSLSLLVKILSLGILPLIKLIVDKVAPHAVLPGVPPSYKKVFRGIRNDFLKNNPETASVLQMKTSDGVDLDGLLIFQKNEQKIKKDQKWIIMLQGNGQCYENCLEEAKEIGRKSGANVLLFNYRGVLESKGQLERLQDLIIDAETPVEMLREAGINDEDIAYLGHSLGGGIATQVVGKDGNDKIGLVVSRSFGSLAETASSLLPVIGRPIGFLMKSFGWELNSEEQWKKFIKNKKDNIGIITHSQDQLITKTISLWQKLKKDISTQDLETLKTKRVKLRKLIQRKVGQIIDPTRPLYENILVKSYISRVGSDKLVVYEIEMRDFLKSLTEEEQHQLGREDRAFIERMREAYPEIGRDERKELKSSIKEKLDTLVKNQLDILKNYLSEMKQLREIKLKLSRSDVNEEVIPQEIVFLERILNEADELLKRPPPKVNKENLKKKVEEGFFENPHNYSYDYDREHFLEITNLCKKVLTQAFSN from the coding sequence ATGCAAGGTGATCCACTAGGTTCGGTTTCGGTCTCTAGGCCAAGTACTCAAGAAACATCTAAACCCATCTTATTTGAAAAAAGGGTTATCGCCTTTGAAGCAAAACCTAAAGCCAAAGAAGATAAAACAAGTCTTTCCTTGCTGGTCAAAATATTAAGTCTTGGCATCCTTCCCCTGATAAAATTAATTGTCGACAAAGTAGCTCCCCATGCTGTCCTTCCGGGGGTTCCACCCTCTTATAAAAAAGTCTTTAGGGGAATTCGGAATGACTTTTTAAAAAATAACCCTGAGACCGCAAGCGTCTTACAAATGAAAACAAGCGATGGGGTGGATCTTGACGGCCTCTTGATTTTCCAAAAAAATGAACAAAAAATTAAAAAAGATCAAAAATGGATCATAATGCTTCAGGGGAATGGCCAGTGCTATGAAAATTGTCTGGAGGAGGCTAAGGAAATTGGCCGAAAATCGGGTGCCAATGTCCTATTATTTAATTATAGGGGGGTTTTAGAAAGCAAAGGCCAGCTAGAGCGGCTTCAAGACCTTATCATTGATGCTGAAACACCTGTAGAAATGCTTCGGGAGGCTGGAATAAACGATGAGGACATCGCATATTTAGGCCATTCATTAGGCGGTGGCATAGCGACACAAGTTGTTGGAAAAGATGGGAATGATAAAATTGGACTTGTGGTTTCAAGATCCTTTGGTTCTCTTGCTGAGACAGCTTCTAGCCTTTTGCCTGTTATCGGCCGTCCCATCGGCTTTCTTATGAAATCCTTTGGGTGGGAGCTTAATTCGGAAGAACAGTGGAAAAAGTTCATCAAAAATAAGAAGGACAATATCGGTATAATTACCCATAGCCAGGATCAATTGATCACAAAAACGATCTCTCTTTGGCAAAAATTAAAAAAAGATATCTCGACCCAGGATCTTGAAACTTTGAAAACAAAGCGAGTCAAACTGAGAAAGTTGATCCAAAGAAAGGTGGGTCAAATTATAGACCCGACGCGGCCTCTTTATGAAAATATCCTGGTTAAAAGCTATATCTCAAGAGTTGGCTCTGACAAATTAGTGGTTTATGAGATAGAAATGAGAGATTTTTTAAAATCTCTTACGGAAGAGGAACAACATCAACTCGGGAGGGAAGATAGAGCCTTTATTGAAAGAATGAGAGAGGCCTATCCGGAAATTGGACGGGATGAAAGAAAGGAGTTAAAAAGTAGTATAAAAGAGAAGCTAGACACGCTTGTAAAAAACCAATTGGATATTCTTAAGAATTATTTATCGGAGATGAAACAATTAAGGGAAATTAAATTGAAACTAAGCAGAAGCGATGTAAATGAAGAGGTTATTCCTCAAGAGATAGTGTTCCTAGAGCGGATCTTAAACGAGGCCGATGAGCTTTTAAAAAGGCCTCCTCCAAAAGTCAATAAAGAGAATCTTAAGAAAAAAGTGGAAGAAGGTTTCTTCGAAAATCCCCACAATTATAGCTACGATTATGATAGGGAGCACTTTCTTGAGATAACAAATCTTTGCAAAAAAGTCCTAACGCAAGCTTTTTCAAACTAA
- the lgt gene encoding prolipoprotein diacylglyceryl transferase: MFLNFFFSTLNWNSNPTAFTLPYFDLEVRWYGLFFVAGFYIGYLMVEKKVRNLVSSSFYLRDIKSADFFNEELEGLLVKNNEESKLFKTAFSHNQNLDKSKLFNKLNTLLIENPSRITKTFFLNAFPKTLFSPKELSNYFSDHLLWYLVLGTVIGARLGHVFFYEWPYYQNNLLAIFNIREGGLASHGGTIGVLFALFLFSQTTLKRFPELSLFKLMDILTVPVALVVSFIRLGNFFNQEILGKPTDLPWSVLFQSPASGESLVPRHPVQLYESLAYFLSFLFLFFLPENKLKEGQKAGIFLILIFGSRFFLEYLKEPPTALVFSETTLLTGQLLSIPFVALGFYFYIRNRKSPPSFKKQGNSHVN, encoded by the coding sequence ATGTTTTTAAATTTTTTTTTCTCAACCCTTAACTGGAATTCGAATCCAACTGCTTTTACCCTCCCCTATTTTGATTTAGAGGTACGATGGTATGGGCTTTTTTTTGTTGCGGGCTTCTACATCGGCTATCTTATGGTAGAAAAAAAAGTGAGGAATCTGGTTTCTTCTTCTTTTTACTTAAGAGACATCAAATCAGCTGATTTTTTTAATGAAGAGCTAGAAGGTCTCTTAGTAAAAAATAATGAGGAATCAAAGCTTTTTAAAACCGCTTTTTCCCATAATCAAAACTTGGATAAATCAAAACTTTTCAATAAGTTAAACACTCTTCTTATCGAGAACCCTTCTAGAATAACTAAAACCTTTTTTCTTAACGCATTTCCAAAAACCTTGTTTTCACCAAAAGAGCTCTCAAACTATTTCTCAGATCATTTGCTTTGGTATCTTGTCCTTGGCACGGTCATTGGAGCAAGGCTTGGGCATGTCTTTTTCTATGAATGGCCCTATTATCAAAATAACCTGCTAGCCATTTTTAATATCAGGGAGGGCGGCCTTGCAAGCCATGGAGGAACGATTGGAGTTTTATTTGCCCTTTTTCTTTTCTCTCAAACTACTTTAAAACGTTTTCCTGAGCTTTCACTTTTCAAGCTTATGGACATTTTAACTGTGCCCGTAGCCTTAGTCGTTTCCTTTATAAGACTGGGCAATTTTTTTAATCAGGAAATATTAGGAAAGCCAACAGATCTTCCCTGGTCAGTCCTTTTCCAAAGCCCGGCCTCCGGAGAAAGCCTTGTGCCAAGACACCCGGTTCAACTTTATGAGAGCTTAGCTTATTTTTTAAGCTTCCTTTTTTTATTTTTCCTTCCGGAAAATAAGCTTAAAGAGGGTCAGAAAGCCGGGATATTTCTAATTTTGATTTTTGGAAGCCGTTTTTTCTTAGAGTATTTAAAAGAGCCGCCAACAGCCCTTGTGTTTTCAGAAACGACATTGCTTACAGGACAACTTTTAAGCATCCCTTTTGTAGCCTTGGGGTTTTACTTTTATATAAGAAATAGAAAATCTCCACCTTCTTTTAAAAAACAAGGTAATTCACATGTGAATTAG
- the ahcY gene encoding adenosylhomocysteinase: MLQKRDYEIAKHIQLGSEDANQTIEFAKKQIALARHEMPGLMALRDEFKDRKPFLKAKITGCLHLTIETAILIETLIELGADVRWSSCNVYSTQDEAAAYLANKGIPVFAWKGMSEEEYWRCIGKTLEFPYGPNLLIDDGGDLTAYVLDKRPDLIPSIKGVSEETTTGIRALWKRFHEGKLPIAAIDVNDSVTKSKFDNRYGCLESLIDGIKQATHLMIGGKKAVVAGYGDVGKGCAEALRAYGARVVITEIDPIIAYQAVMNGFEVTTMDEAAMDADIFVTATGCKGIILPRHMDKMKDGALLCNIGHFDVEIDANYLFTNPEIVHEEIKPLVDKFTWKNGKSVLLLAKGRLVNLGCAKGHPSFVMSNSFCNQVLAQLELWESSKKYPPGIYRLPRILDEKVARLHLKPLGVKLTTLNDEQAEYLGVPVNGPYKREDYRY, translated from the coding sequence ATGCTTCAAAAAAGAGATTACGAAATCGCAAAACATATTCAGCTTGGAAGCGAGGATGCAAATCAAACGATTGAGTTTGCAAAAAAGCAAATAGCCCTTGCAAGGCATGAAATGCCGGGCCTTATGGCATTAAGAGATGAGTTTAAGGATCGAAAACCTTTCCTAAAAGCCAAAATTACAGGCTGTCTTCACTTAACAATTGAAACTGCCATTCTCATTGAAACTTTAATTGAGTTGGGAGCCGATGTCCGCTGGAGTTCTTGCAACGTGTATTCCACTCAAGATGAAGCGGCAGCCTATCTTGCAAATAAAGGCATTCCTGTTTTTGCATGGAAGGGGATGAGCGAAGAAGAGTACTGGCGCTGCATTGGGAAAACTTTGGAATTTCCTTATGGCCCTAACCTTCTAATCGATGATGGCGGGGATTTGACAGCTTACGTTTTAGATAAAAGACCTGATCTTATCCCTTCCATAAAGGGAGTCTCAGAGGAAACGACAACCGGTATTCGCGCTTTGTGGAAGCGTTTTCATGAAGGCAAATTACCGATTGCTGCAATCGATGTCAATGACTCTGTCACAAAGTCCAAGTTTGACAACCGCTATGGCTGTCTTGAATCCTTGATTGACGGCATTAAGCAGGCCACGCACCTTATGATTGGGGGAAAAAAAGCTGTGGTGGCAGGTTATGGAGATGTCGGTAAGGGCTGCGCCGAAGCTTTACGGGCCTACGGCGCTCGGGTTGTAATTACAGAAATTGATCCAATTATCGCCTATCAAGCAGTTATGAACGGCTTTGAAGTGACGACCATGGATGAGGCGGCAATGGATGCCGATATCTTTGTCACAGCAACTGGGTGCAAAGGCATAATTCTTCCTCGTCATATGGATAAAATGAAAGACGGTGCGCTTCTTTGCAACATCGGTCATTTTGATGTTGAAATCGATGCCAATTACTTATTTACAAACCCGGAGATTGTGCATGAGGAGATTAAGCCCCTTGTTGATAAATTCACTTGGAAAAATGGTAAAAGCGTTCTCTTGCTTGCGAAGGGGCGGCTTGTGAATTTAGGATGCGCGAAGGGACATCCCTCCTTTGTTATGTCTAACTCCTTTTGCAATCAAGTTCTTGCACAGCTTGAACTTTGGGAATCGTCTAAAAAATACCCTCCCGGAATTTATCGCCTTCCAAGAATTCTTGATGAAAAAGTCGCTCGCCTTCATTTAAAACCGCTTGGTGTTAAGCTGACGACCTTAAATGATGAGCAAGCAGAGTATTTAGGCGTCCCGGTCAATGGTCCTTATAAAAGAGAAGATTACAGATACTAG
- a CDS encoding DnaA ATPase domain-containing protein has protein sequence MKAWEQFLTLQEIEMGKATVQKWLRNLKISRFDAQNLFLEAQDPFQAIWFEEQIRKKIKGGIPFNGKFIKVHLNVAKNQKLNKTFRKKQNEPQELDTFKLNFDSLDPSFHFDSFFPTKGSLLPLKVLYELTGYQSKGGSLNPANVHHSPYNPLFLYGKAGSGKTHLLMAVAFALRRQGLNATYVKADTFADHVVSAIRAGEMRLFREAYRSSDVLLLDDVDILARKSATQEEFFHTFNTLHLAGKLIILTANKPPRDLDHIEKRLISRFEWGLSLPLELPSKEEMRVILEGKCALLDIHLSPKVADFFLTTFKSGPKALIRALEAFSLRTHMNEDKSLAKQASLYPQALESLIKDLIDDEEKSVLTAEIILKAVAEHFGIRIDDLKGPSQARESTLPRQVAIYFLRSKLSLPYMKIGDLLSRDHSTIMTSFRRIQKGLDSEDEKIAPLVRDIEKGLI, from the coding sequence ATGAAAGCCTGGGAACAATTCCTGACTTTGCAAGAGATTGAGATGGGAAAAGCCACTGTACAAAAATGGCTTCGCAATCTCAAGATTTCCCGTTTCGATGCTCAAAATCTTTTTTTAGAAGCTCAAGACCCTTTCCAAGCCATCTGGTTTGAAGAACAGATAAGAAAAAAAATTAAAGGGGGCATTCCCTTTAATGGCAAATTCATTAAAGTTCATCTAAATGTCGCCAAGAACCAGAAATTAAATAAAACTTTTCGTAAGAAGCAAAATGAGCCTCAAGAACTAGATACGTTCAAATTAAATTTTGATTCCTTAGACCCAAGCTTTCATTTTGATTCTTTCTTCCCCACAAAAGGCTCGCTTCTACCACTGAAAGTCTTATATGAACTGACAGGCTATCAATCGAAAGGCGGCTCTCTAAATCCCGCAAATGTCCATCACTCGCCTTACAACCCACTTTTTCTATATGGAAAAGCAGGTTCAGGTAAAACTCATCTGCTTATGGCTGTAGCTTTCGCTTTAAGACGGCAAGGTCTTAATGCCACCTATGTTAAAGCAGATACTTTTGCAGACCATGTGGTATCTGCCATAAGAGCGGGAGAGATGAGGCTCTTTAGAGAAGCTTATCGCTCTTCAGATGTCCTTCTTTTGGACGATGTCGATATTTTAGCTCGAAAATCGGCTACCCAAGAAGAATTTTTCCATACCTTTAACACACTTCATTTAGCCGGAAAATTAATTATTCTAACGGCTAATAAACCGCCAAGAGACCTAGATCATATTGAAAAAAGGCTTATAAGCAGGTTTGAGTGGGGCCTCTCACTTCCTTTGGAGCTACCCTCAAAAGAAGAAATGCGTGTCATACTAGAGGGAAAATGCGCACTTCTTGATATCCATTTATCTCCAAAAGTGGCTGATTTTTTTCTCACCACTTTTAAAAGCGGACCAAAAGCCCTTATTAGAGCCCTTGAAGCCTTCTCTCTAAGGACGCATATGAACGAAGATAAGAGCCTTGCAAAACAAGCCTCGCTTTATCCTCAAGCACTTGAGTCCTTAATCAAAGATTTAATCGACGATGAAGAAAAAAGCGTTTTAACAGCCGAAATTATCTTAAAAGCTGTTGCCGAGCATTTTGGCATAAGAATCGATGATCTGAAAGGACCCTCACAAGCAAGGGAATCTACTTTGCCAAGACAAGTCGCCATTTATTTTTTAAGATCAAAGCTCTCTTTACCTTACATGAAAATCGGGGATTTATTAAGCCGAGACCATTCGACCATTATGACAAGTTTTCGTCGAATTCAAAAAGGACTTGATTCTGAAGACGAAAAGATCGCACCTCTTGTTCGCGACATTGAAAAAGGGTTGATCTAA